In the Leptolyngbya sp. SIO1E4 genome, one interval contains:
- a CDS encoding GNAT family N-acetyltransferase has translation MELRIAAKTDADAIIAFDHVAASDPARVQLIHNQIKSGACYIAVIDANVVAYAVLNYKFYDNGWIEMLYVHPRFRRQGIGSALIRHLINECCTPKLFTSTNQSNVPMQRLLATLGFARSGFIENLDEGDPEWVYFKRLRDNAT, from the coding sequence ATGGAATTGCGAATCGCGGCAAAGACAGATGCAGATGCGATCATCGCTTTCGATCACGTCGCGGCATCTGACCCGGCACGTGTCCAGTTAATCCACAACCAGATCAAATCGGGCGCTTGTTACATCGCCGTCATCGACGCAAACGTCGTGGCCTACGCCGTCCTGAACTACAAATTCTACGACAACGGTTGGATCGAAATGCTCTATGTCCATCCGCGATTCCGCCGTCAAGGAATCGGATCTGCGTTGATCCGTCACTTGATTAATGAATGCTGCACACCCAAACTGTTCACATCGACGAATCAATCCAACGTCCCGATGCAGCGACTGCTGGCAACGCTGGGATTTGCTCGAAGTGGCTTCATCGAAAATCTTGACGAAGGCGATCCGGAATGGGTGTACTTCAAACGCTTGCGCGATAATGCCACATAA
- a CDS encoding NifU family protein: MVQAPPPPTRTLSDLVEDIQRYTAIVEQWDPQQQQVVLQLKQAIEALHKEALTRLIRSVKQEAMGALRNATQDEIVYGLLRYHELVKAPSLQQRLQQALDEVRPGLQGHQGDVELVSIRLPDTVEVRLVGACSHCPASQLTLSEAVETAIKRHCPEIEHVVEVAYQPVALSTEAPPEPNWRLVTSLAEIPEQGVLDLKLEGHKLLLSRQGGTVQCFRNACSHLGVPIDSGECEHGILTCPYHGFQFELKTGNCLTAPAVPLQPYPVRVSNGQVFVQLIGLD, translated from the coding sequence ATGGTTCAGGCTCCGCCGCCCCCAACCCGGACCTTGAGTGACCTGGTGGAAGATATCCAGCGTTACACCGCGATCGTTGAGCAGTGGGATCCCCAGCAGCAGCAGGTGGTTCTACAGCTGAAGCAGGCGATCGAGGCTTTGCATAAAGAGGCCCTGACGCGGCTGATCCGCAGCGTCAAGCAAGAAGCAATGGGGGCCTTGCGCAACGCCACCCAAGATGAAATTGTCTACGGGCTGCTGCGCTACCACGAGCTGGTTAAGGCACCCTCCCTGCAGCAGCGATTGCAGCAAGCCCTGGATGAAGTGCGCCCAGGTTTGCAGGGGCATCAGGGGGATGTTGAGCTGGTCTCAATTCGTCTGCCTGATACGGTTGAGGTCAGACTGGTAGGAGCCTGTAGCCATTGCCCCGCCTCACAGTTGACGCTCTCAGAAGCGGTAGAAACCGCAATCAAGCGCCACTGCCCTGAAATTGAACATGTGGTTGAGGTGGCCTATCAGCCGGTGGCTCTGTCTACCGAGGCCCCCCCGGAACCCAACTGGCGCTTAGTCACCTCCCTGGCTGAAATTCCAGAGCAAGGGGTGCTAGACCTGAAGCTCGAAGGCCACAAACTGCTGCTCAGTCGCCAGGGGGGGACGGTGCAGTGTTTTCGCAATGCCTGCAGTCATTTGGGGGTGCCCATTGATAGCGGCGAATGTGAGCACGGCATCCTCACCTGCCCGTACCACGGCTTCCAGTTTGAGTTGAAAACGGGCAATTGCTTAACCGCCCCTGCGGTACCCCTGCAGCCCTATCCGGTCAGGGTCAGCAATGGACAGGTGTTTGTGCAGTTGATTGGCCTTGACTGA
- the hypF gene encoding carbamoyltransferase HypF, with protein sequence MLANPFSPSSTPPIETPEAAEIAAEVRVKGTVQGVGFRPMVYQLAIAHGLRGEVYNDAAGVVIRVAGPANSVDEFINQLRPSAPPLAKIESVEQRDVAVATVPQSQFEITPSRSGHSRTQIAADAATCPQCLADSLDPFSRFYRYPFTNCTHCGPRLSIVRAIPYDRGRTSMATFPMCPDCQAEYDDPLNRRFHAQPVACYHCGPKAWLERADKRPVVADMFSMLDDVDAVCTLLQRGEIVAIKGIGGIHLACDATHETAVSQLRQRKQRYHKPFALMVRDLSVIDPYCEVSDAERALLESPAAPIVLLRRRRQASGVRIQNPKSKTQNSLAPSLAPNLHTLGVMLPYTPLHHLMLKRMDRPIVLTSGNVSDEPQCIDNETAREKLGHIATYFLLHDREIVNRVDDSVVRVVAGQRQTLRRARGYAPEPIQLPAGFEDTPPILAMGGELKSTVCLGRGGEAILSQHLGDLEQAPAFAAYQETLTLYQQLFEHQPVAIAADLHPDYLSTQLAHQIAQDQALPLYGIQHHHAHIAACMVEHGLPMDSEPVLGIALDGLGYGADDTLWGGEFLVADYRDFQRVAHFEPMAMLGGAQATRQPWRNTYAQLVAALGWPALTEQFGDLELVQFLAQKPRSVLDQMLATQLRSPLASSAGRLFDAVAAAVGCCRETASYEGQGAIELEALIQSDELGGEPYPFALQATEAGLQLSAAPLWPELLRDLQQGTARSQIAARFHQGLAAAISDLAVDLAARHSLTQVVLSGGVFQNQVLLMAVQDRLRQQGLTVLTPHTVPPNDGGVSLGQLAIAAARMTPSG encoded by the coding sequence ATGCTGGCTAACCCCTTCTCCCCATCGTCTACCCCCCCGATAGAGACCCCGGAAGCGGCTGAGATCGCTGCAGAGGTTCGGGTGAAAGGCACCGTGCAAGGGGTTGGATTTCGCCCCATGGTGTATCAGCTCGCGATCGCCCACGGGCTGCGCGGTGAAGTTTATAACGATGCTGCTGGGGTGGTGATTCGTGTTGCTGGCCCCGCTAATTCAGTGGATGAATTTATCAATCAGCTGCGGCCCAGTGCGCCGCCGTTAGCCAAGATTGAATCAGTGGAGCAGCGAGACGTGGCCGTCGCCACAGTTCCCCAATCCCAATTTGAAATCACCCCGAGCCGTTCTGGCCATAGCCGTACCCAAATTGCTGCCGACGCCGCTACCTGCCCCCAGTGTCTAGCCGACAGCCTTGATCCCTTTAGCCGTTTCTACCGCTACCCCTTCACCAACTGCACCCATTGCGGGCCTCGGCTCAGCATCGTTCGCGCCATCCCCTACGATCGCGGCCGCACCAGCATGGCCACCTTCCCCATGTGCCCCGACTGCCAGGCAGAATACGACGACCCCCTCAACCGTCGCTTTCACGCCCAGCCCGTCGCCTGCTACCACTGCGGCCCCAAAGCCTGGCTGGAACGGGCCGACAAACGCCCCGTCGTCGCCGACATGTTTTCCATGCTCGACGACGTTGACGCCGTCTGCACCCTGCTCCAGCGCGGTGAAATTGTCGCCATCAAAGGCATCGGTGGCATTCACCTCGCCTGCGACGCCACCCACGAAACCGCCGTCAGCCAACTGCGCCAACGCAAACAGCGCTACCACAAACCCTTTGCCCTCATGGTTCGCGACTTGTCGGTCATTGACCCCTACTGTGAGGTGAGCGATGCAGAACGCGCCCTGTTAGAGAGCCCGGCAGCGCCAATTGTGCTGCTACGCAGAAGGCGTCAGGCGTCAGGCGTCAGAATCCAAAATCCAAAATCCAAAACCCAAAACTCCCTTGCCCCCTCCCTTGCTCCCAACCTCCACACCCTCGGGGTGATGCTGCCGTACACGCCGCTGCATCACCTGATGCTGAAGCGGATGGATCGGCCGATTGTGCTAACCAGTGGCAACGTCTCGGATGAGCCGCAGTGTATTGATAATGAGACGGCGCGGGAGAAGCTAGGGCATATTGCCACCTACTTTTTGCTGCACGATCGCGAGATTGTGAATCGGGTGGATGATTCGGTGGTGCGGGTGGTGGCGGGGCAGCGACAGACGTTGCGGCGAGCCCGAGGCTATGCGCCTGAGCCTATTCAGCTACCGGCTGGGTTTGAGGATACCCCACCGATTTTGGCCATGGGGGGCGAGCTGAAGAGTACGGTCTGTTTAGGGCGAGGCGGCGAGGCGATTCTCTCCCAGCATTTGGGAGATTTGGAGCAGGCTCCAGCGTTTGCGGCGTATCAAGAGACGCTCACCCTATACCAGCAGCTCTTCGAGCATCAGCCGGTGGCCATTGCCGCTGATCTGCACCCAGACTATCTCTCCACGCAACTGGCGCACCAAATCGCTCAAGACCAGGCGTTGCCGCTCTACGGCATTCAGCATCACCATGCCCACATCGCCGCCTGCATGGTGGAGCACGGTCTGCCCATGGACAGTGAACCAGTGCTGGGCATCGCCTTGGATGGGTTGGGCTATGGGGCGGATGACACGCTGTGGGGTGGCGAATTTTTAGTGGCAGACTATCGCGACTTTCAGCGCGTAGCCCACTTTGAGCCGATGGCCATGCTGGGGGGAGCCCAAGCGACCCGGCAGCCCTGGCGCAATACCTACGCGCAACTTGTGGCGGCGCTGGGTTGGCCGGCCTTGACCGAACAGTTTGGCGATCTGGAACTGGTGCAGTTTCTGGCCCAAAAGCCCCGGTCGGTGCTGGATCAAATGCTGGCCACGCAGCTGCGATCGCCCCTGGCCTCCTCTGCCGGACGGCTGTTTGATGCAGTGGCGGCGGCGGTGGGCTGCTGTCGAGAAACGGCCAGTTATGAAGGGCAGGGGGCGATCGAGCTGGAGGCGCTGATCCAGTCGGATGAACTGGGTGGCGAGCCCTATCCCTTTGCCCTCCAAGCAACCGAGGCGGGATTACAGCTCTCTGCGGCTCCCCTCTGGCCCGAGCTGCTGCGAGACCTGCAGCAAGGGACGGCGCGATCGCAGATCGCCGCCCGATTCCATCAGGGGTTGGCGGCGGCGATCTCTGACCTGGCGGTTGATTTGGCCGCGCGTCACTCGCTCACGCAGGTGGTGCTCTCGGGTGGGGTTTTTCAAAATCAGGTGTTGCTTATGGCGGTTCAAGACCGGCTGCGCCAGCAAGGGTTGACTGTGCTCACCCCCCACACCGTCCCGCCTAATGATGGTGGGGTGTCTTTGGGGCAGCTGGCGATCGCAGCCGCCAGGATGACACCGTCGGGATAG
- a CDS encoding HypC/HybG/HupF family hydrogenase formation chaperone: protein MCLGIPGQILEISDAVQKLAIVDIGGVRRPVNIACIVGEDEPVESCVGDWVLVHVGFAMNRIDPQEAQLTLELLEEMAAVHEEMAAT, encoded by the coding sequence ATGTGTTTAGGCATTCCCGGGCAGATTCTAGAAATTAGTGATGCCGTCCAAAAACTCGCGATCGTGGATATCGGCGGGGTGCGACGACCCGTCAACATTGCCTGCATTGTTGGTGAGGATGAACCGGTGGAGTCTTGCGTGGGCGATTGGGTGCTGGTGCATGTGGGGTTTGCCATGAATCGCATTGATCCTCAAGAAGCCCAGCTCACCCTGGAACTTTTAGAGGAAATGGCTGCAGTCCACGAGGAAATGGCCGCGACTTAA
- a CDS encoding YbhB/YbcL family Raf kinase inhibitor-like protein: protein MLSKFIALGFLLTTMIASPASAQEFNLTSTTVSEGEILTNAHVFEGFGCEGENQSPQLSWTGAPEETKSFAINVYDPDAPTGSGWWHWNVVNIPTSTNSISQNASINDDLPGEAIEIRNDYGTIGFGGACPPPGEVHRYIFTVYALSTERLELPENPSNALVGFMIRTNMLDSASITAVYHR from the coding sequence ATGCTTAGTAAGTTTATTGCTCTTGGCTTTTTGCTCACCACAATGATCGCATCTCCTGCATCTGCGCAGGAGTTTAACTTAACCAGTACAACCGTCTCCGAAGGTGAAATATTGACAAACGCCCACGTTTTTGAGGGTTTTGGATGCGAAGGTGAAAACCAGTCACCACAATTGTCATGGACTGGTGCACCAGAAGAAACAAAAAGCTTTGCAATCAACGTGTATGATCCAGATGCACCAACCGGCTCAGGCTGGTGGCACTGGAATGTCGTCAATATTCCAACCTCCACAAACTCTATTTCTCAGAATGCGAGTATCAATGACGACCTACCTGGTGAGGCGATTGAGATTCGAAATGACTACGGTACTATTGGGTTTGGCGGTGCTTGTCCCCCTCCCGGTGAAGTCCATCGTTACATCTTTACGGTGTATGCGCTGAGTACAGAACGCTTGGAACTGCCTGAAAATCCAAGCAATGCGCTTGTCGGTTTCATGATCCGTACAAATATGCTCGACAGTGCAAGTATCACAGCGGTTTATCATCGATAA
- a CDS encoding Uma2 family endonuclease, whose amino-acid sequence MSWAEYEQLVASRGDHSIPRLKYANGHLTLKMPTFEHGQLDAIVADLIVAILNQQLRDYIRTTPVTLQIPEQAGIEPDHCFWLSNWAAVNGKSRIDLATDPPPDIAVEVDVTNFTNIADYKPFKVAEVWLIRGNTLEIFGLTPEGYIQTDSSQFFPEVAMPKLYQQVIAAVADGASPPRAIRSVI is encoded by the coding sequence ATGAGCTGGGCAGAGTATGAGCAACTGGTCGCTAGCCGAGGCGATCACAGTATTCCGCGTCTTAAATATGCCAATGGACATTTAACCCTCAAGATGCCAACCTTCGAGCATGGGCAGCTGGATGCGATTGTTGCTGATTTGATTGTTGCCATCCTCAATCAGCAGCTACGCGATTACATCCGCACTACACCCGTTACCCTGCAAATTCCTGAGCAGGCAGGCATTGAGCCTGATCATTGTTTTTGGCTTAGTAACTGGGCAGCTGTGAATGGCAAAAGTCGTATTGACCTAGCAACCGACCCACCGCCTGATATTGCAGTCGAAGTAGATGTAACCAACTTTACGAATATCGCTGACTATAAACCTTTTAAGGTTGCTGAAGTATGGCTAATTCGAGGAAACACCCTAGAAATCTTTGGCCTAACCCCTGAGGGATATATCCAGACTGATTCTAGTCAGTTTTTTCCTGAGGTTGCTATGCCAAAGTTATATCAGCAGGTGATCGCAGCAGTTGCCGATGGTGCTAGCCCGCCAAGGGCAATTCGATCTGTCATCTAG
- a CDS encoding GNAT family N-acetyltransferase produces MNCFDVIQLQPSQIPDASEIAANAFASDPVFSYLMPDDPQLRFKALAWLSNRVMAYCTQYEHIYTTSDLQGIAVWLPPGEFSSHLLQQLKMVLQLQLYRLPMKVGWSRLGRWLNVLYTTEIAHQQDMGNSSCWYLGMMVVHPARQGQGIGSRLLQPIMRRASDEGLPCYVVTFTEPAVRFYQKNGFEIVRQQKFALDAPLFWTLKRNP; encoded by the coding sequence ATGAATTGCTTTGATGTGATCCAGTTACAACCATCACAGATTCCGGATGCCAGTGAAATTGCAGCAAATGCATTTGCATCTGATCCGGTATTTAGCTATCTAATGCCAGACGATCCGCAACTGCGATTTAAGGCATTAGCCTGGTTGTCGAATAGAGTAATGGCCTACTGTACTCAGTATGAACATATCTATACGACATCAGACTTGCAAGGAATTGCTGTCTGGTTGCCACCAGGAGAATTCTCTAGCCATCTTCTCCAGCAATTAAAGATGGTGTTGCAACTTCAGTTATATAGATTGCCGATGAAAGTGGGGTGGAGTCGATTGGGACGATGGTTGAATGTCCTATACACAACCGAAATAGCTCATCAACAGGACATGGGCAATTCATCCTGTTGGTATTTGGGGATGATGGTGGTGCATCCAGCAAGACAAGGACAAGGAATCGGTAGTCGGTTACTGCAGCCAATTATGCGACGGGCGAGTGATGAGGGCTTACCCTGTTATGTTGTGACTTTTACAGAGCCGGCAGTGCGTTTCTACCAGAAAAATGGGTTTGAAATCGTTCGCCAGCAAAAGTTCGCACTCGACGCGCCGTTATTCTGGACACTCAAGCGCAATCCGTGA
- a CDS encoding TetR/AcrR family transcriptional regulator — protein MDKNQGKKSPESKLGRQDWIKSGLIVLAESGVEAVRIEPLAKRMKMSKGSFYWHFKDRNDLLDAILAEWVEIDTNGIIEQVNQIDADPKAKLLRLFELAIAENGLIPGLADGRIENSIRAWAMSNQKVAEVIAHVDQQRLNYTKALFLEIGFSEAEAMVRARLAYYSLVGELTIGVDPNQANRLAEIRMQHAILTFNINGSMSQST, from the coding sequence ATGGATAAAAACCAAGGAAAGAAAAGTCCAGAATCCAAGCTTGGCAGGCAAGACTGGATTAAGTCAGGGTTGATTGTGCTGGCGGAAAGTGGTGTAGAAGCAGTCCGAATAGAGCCGTTGGCCAAGCGGATGAAAATGTCTAAAGGCAGCTTCTATTGGCACTTTAAGGATCGGAATGATTTATTGGATGCAATCTTGGCTGAATGGGTAGAGATTGATACCAACGGCATTATTGAACAAGTCAATCAAATTGATGCTGATCCGAAGGCAAAGCTACTGCGCCTATTTGAACTGGCGATCGCAGAGAACGGTCTTATTCCCGGTTTGGCTGATGGCAGAATTGAAAATTCAATTCGTGCTTGGGCGATGAGTAATCAGAAAGTAGCCGAAGTCATTGCCCACGTTGATCAGCAAAGGCTCAACTACACCAAAGCATTATTTCTCGAAATTGGATTCTCTGAAGCCGAAGCAATGGTTCGTGCCCGTTTAGCTTACTACTCCTTGGTAGGTGAGTTAACAATTGGGGTAGACCCCAATCAAGCCAATCGCTTAGCCGAAATCCGAATGCAACACGCTATCTTAACTTTCAACATCAATGGATCAATGTCACAGAGCACCTAG
- a CDS encoding VOC family protein, with protein MFDHVVFGTSDYEASKAFFLKALKPIGIEVVSEGPLGIELSSDGKSSLCIRRVEETPAHLHLAFVAQNREQVDDFYRASLEAGAKDNGAPGIRPEYRGTYYAAFVIGPDGHNIEVVCHEA; from the coding sequence GTGTTTGATCACGTAGTCTTTGGCACCAGCGACTATGAGGCTAGCAAAGCGTTCTTTCTCAAAGCCTTGAAACCAATCGGCATAGAAGTCGTTTCAGAGGGGCCGCTCGGGATTGAGCTTAGCTCTGATGGCAAGTCGTCACTGTGTATCCGTCGAGTCGAGGAAACACCTGCACACCTTCATTTGGCATTCGTTGCGCAAAACCGCGAGCAGGTTGATGACTTTTATCGCGCATCGCTTGAAGCTGGAGCAAAAGACAATGGCGCGCCGGGCATACGCCCGGAATATCGTGGAACGTACTACGCCGCATTCGTTATTGGGCCAGACGGCCATAACATTGAAGTAGTGTGTCACGAAGCCTAG
- a CDS encoding helix-turn-helix transcriptional regulator, translated as MKKIDKLQASATSSVSVLSISQATTATFTDLYFQHTFLFFIRVGSKRVLCPINGELIGHAEDVMIFPPGSMVTMENRPVLGDDYRATGVCFPRHMIGAVFSNQKLKSESTGIQIVQASTGQSFQILNTIQATLDDTEIPEPIRQHRLLEPLIWLKYNGVHLSPHEEEKPLSKVRRLIETDLSHPWRSSEVADYFAISEATMRRWLTKSGQRFSKILQNTRLEHGLSLLQSTDIPISEIAFDCGFKAPSHFSDSFKKRFGIKPSEIRKVED; from the coding sequence ATGAAAAAAATTGATAAGTTGCAAGCTAGTGCCACTTCAAGTGTGTCCGTGCTGTCAATCTCTCAGGCAACGACAGCTACGTTCACTGATCTTTATTTTCAGCACACATTTTTATTCTTCATTCGGGTTGGTAGCAAAAGGGTATTGTGTCCGATAAACGGCGAACTGATTGGGCATGCCGAAGATGTGATGATATTTCCTCCTGGGTCTATGGTGACGATGGAAAACCGACCCGTGCTTGGCGATGATTATCGAGCTACTGGTGTTTGCTTTCCACGTCATATGATAGGAGCGGTGTTCTCTAACCAAAAATTAAAGTCTGAATCAACTGGCATCCAAATCGTGCAAGCTTCTACAGGTCAGTCCTTCCAAATATTAAATACTATTCAGGCCACGCTGGACGACACAGAAATACCAGAGCCTATAAGACAGCATCGACTGCTGGAACCCTTGATCTGGTTAAAATACAATGGTGTTCATCTCTCACCTCATGAAGAAGAGAAACCACTTAGCAAGGTTAGAAGACTTATTGAAACAGATTTAAGCCACCCTTGGCGGTCCAGTGAAGTGGCCGATTATTTTGCCATAAGTGAGGCAACCATGAGACGTTGGTTAACCAAATCCGGGCAAAGGTTTTCAAAAATACTGCAGAATACAAGACTTGAGCATGGGCTTAGCCTTTTACAGTCAACAGACATTCCAATTTCAGAAATCGCATTTGATTGTGGATTCAAAGCACCATCACACTTTTCGGATTCGTTCAAGAAGCGATTTGGGATTAAGCCGAGTGAGATACGCAAGGTAGAAGATTGA
- the hypD gene encoding hydrogenase formation protein HypD: MKYVQEFRDPQKAQGLLQEITALGEQLTQSRPGPIKIMEVCGGHTHSIFKYGLESLLPKTVELVHGPGCPVCIMPKGRLDDAIALARHPEVILTTFGDVMRVPGSKQSLLQAKAEGADIRMVYSPLDALAIAQKNPDREVVFFAIGFETTAPSTALTVLQAESQGIQNFSLFCNHVLVVPALEALLSNPDLQLDGFIGPGHVSMVIGARPYQVIAERYRKPVTVSGFEPLDILQSLWMVLRQLAEGRCEVENQYTRLVQENGNTVALAAMAKVFTVREQFEWRGLGDIPASGFKMHPNYAHFDAEAKFTLPHRQVADHKACACGEILQGVKKPWECKVFGTGCTPEHPIGACMVSSEGACAAYYKYGRPQTVAEPVASRGK, from the coding sequence ATGAAATACGTCCAAGAATTCCGCGACCCCCAAAAAGCCCAAGGTCTCTTACAAGAAATTACAGCCTTAGGCGAACAGCTGACCCAGTCTCGCCCTGGCCCCATCAAAATTATGGAGGTCTGCGGTGGCCATACTCACTCCATCTTTAAGTATGGACTGGAGTCGCTGCTGCCGAAAACGGTGGAGCTGGTTCACGGCCCTGGCTGCCCGGTGTGCATTATGCCGAAGGGACGGTTGGACGACGCGATCGCCCTGGCCCGGCATCCGGAAGTGATTCTCACCACCTTTGGCGATGTGATGCGGGTACCCGGTTCCAAGCAAAGCCTGCTGCAGGCGAAGGCTGAAGGGGCGGATATTCGCATGGTCTATTCACCGCTGGATGCGTTGGCGATCGCCCAGAAAAATCCTGACCGGGAAGTGGTGTTTTTCGCCATTGGCTTTGAAACCACTGCCCCCAGCACGGCCCTGACGGTATTGCAGGCCGAAAGCCAGGGAATTCAGAACTTCAGCCTCTTTTGCAACCATGTGCTGGTTGTCCCCGCTTTGGAGGCATTGCTGAGCAATCCCGACCTGCAGCTCGACGGGTTCATCGGCCCCGGCCACGTCAGCATGGTTATTGGTGCTCGCCCATATCAGGTCATCGCCGAGCGCTACCGGAAACCTGTTACGGTCTCTGGCTTTGAGCCGCTGGATATTTTGCAATCGCTATGGATGGTGCTGCGTCAGCTCGCGGAAGGCCGCTGCGAAGTGGAAAATCAGTACACCCGCTTGGTGCAGGAGAACGGCAATACCGTGGCGCTAGCAGCGATGGCGAAAGTCTTCACCGTGCGTGAGCAGTTTGAATGGCGCGGCCTGGGCGACATCCCCGCCTCCGGCTTCAAAATGCACCCCAACTACGCCCACTTTGATGCCGAGGCGAAGTTTACCCTGCCCCATCGCCAGGTGGCGGATCACAAAGCCTGCGCCTGCGGTGAGATTCTCCAAGGGGTGAAGAAACCCTGGGAATGCAAGGTTTTCGGCACCGGCTGCACGCCCGAGCATCCGATTGGGGCCTGTATGGTGTCATCAGAAGGGGCCTGTGCGGCGTATTACAAATATGGTCGCCCTCAGACGGTGGCTGAGCCTGTGGCAAGTCGAGGAAAGTAG
- a CDS encoding alpha/beta hydrolase, which produces MKIIVQNGEVYTRSLGTGRKALLIIHGGPDWDHSYLLNAAEILARDTRVILFDIRGCGLSSRFDDVEEYSINKIVSDIQKVLSAHRLKSCDVLGFSFGGTVALSLLKHHPDVIERLILASTTAYASYQADLEAKPEYQKRNTLELRALKAYAFHEAEPIGEEPSRSLAMKSLALDVHDLSKIGVVKKVISKIKFSSEWIKAFRKGVIGNENFDVAYLINSTNKQLLIVHGENDLRFPLSVAQKLHQNVPASELVIISGAGHLAHLEKLNEWVNAVGTFLAEKAHGSEASI; this is translated from the coding sequence ATGAAAATTATTGTTCAAAATGGAGAAGTTTATACTCGGTCACTCGGTACAGGTCGAAAGGCACTCTTGATCATACATGGTGGCCCTGACTGGGATCATTCTTACCTACTTAATGCTGCCGAAATACTGGCTAGAGACACACGAGTTATCTTGTTTGACATTCGTGGCTGTGGCTTATCTTCAAGATTTGATGACGTTGAAGAGTATTCAATAAACAAAATTGTCTCTGATATTCAAAAGGTACTGTCTGCACATCGTCTGAAAAGCTGCGATGTTCTTGGATTTTCATTTGGTGGTACAGTTGCGCTAAGTCTGTTGAAGCATCACCCTGATGTGATTGAAAGGCTCATTCTGGCTTCGACCACAGCTTACGCTAGTTATCAGGCAGATCTTGAAGCCAAACCCGAGTACCAGAAACGAAATACTCTTGAGTTACGTGCATTAAAAGCATATGCATTCCATGAAGCTGAACCAATTGGTGAAGAACCCAGTCGTAGCCTAGCGATGAAATCGCTTGCCCTTGACGTTCATGACTTGAGTAAAATAGGTGTAGTCAAGAAAGTGATAAGCAAAATCAAATTTTCAAGTGAATGGATTAAGGCATTTCGTAAAGGTGTTATTGGAAATGAAAATTTCGATGTGGCTTATCTTATCAACTCAACCAATAAACAACTCTTAATCGTTCACGGTGAGAATGATTTGCGTTTTCCGCTGTCCGTTGCACAAAAACTTCATCAAAACGTACCCGCCTCTGAGTTGGTAATTATCAGCGGTGCTGGCCATCTAGCACATTTAGAAAAGTTAAACGAGTGGGTTAATGCTGTAGGTACTTTTTTAGCTGAAAAAGCACATGGGAGTGAAGCCAGCATCTAA
- a CDS encoding GNAT family N-acetyltransferase, with protein sequence MICGTRITLRPATKNDRRDIYIWLVASDVTASMMGPPTFPEVSIPTWDEFLGDYAPHFFDGSRPHCGCSFIIEVDGEAVGHINYDGLDTERSITELDIWMRSQGCCGHGYGTDAMVALMRHLHADFAVETFIVRPSRRNQRAIRAYEKAGFRPSRLSLADQTSTYGDGDYSDTITLERKMSA encoded by the coding sequence ATGATCTGTGGAACGAGAATAACGCTTCGTCCCGCTACCAAAAATGACCGCCGGGACATCTACATTTGGCTCGTCGCGTCTGATGTCACGGCATCCATGATGGGACCGCCTACATTTCCTGAAGTGTCGATTCCCACCTGGGATGAGTTCTTAGGTGATTACGCACCGCATTTCTTCGATGGGTCACGGCCTCACTGTGGATGCTCTTTCATCATCGAGGTTGATGGCGAGGCGGTTGGGCACATCAATTACGATGGACTTGATACCGAACGATCTATCACGGAATTGGACATTTGGATGCGGTCGCAGGGCTGCTGCGGTCACGGATACGGAACGGATGCAATGGTTGCGTTAATGCGCCACCTTCACGCCGACTTTGCGGTGGAAACTTTTATCGTTCGTCCTTCGCGCCGCAATCAACGGGCGATCCGCGCATACGAAAAGGCTGGGTTTCGACCATCCCGATTGTCGCTTGCAGATCAAACGAGCACATATGGTGACGGGGATTACTCCGATACGATTACACTTGAACGCAAAATGTCCGCATAA